A window of Vibrio ishigakensis contains these coding sequences:
- a CDS encoding HI1450 family dsDNA-mimic protein, with amino-acid sequence MTELLSYDDAIDTAYDIFLEMAPDNLEAADVALFTLQFEERGAAELVETGDDWVQHVGFEVDKETYAEVRVGLVNEESDTLDDVFARLLVSRDPEHKFCHILWKRD; translated from the coding sequence ATGACTGAACTTCTCTCATACGACGACGCCATCGACACGGCTTACGATATCTTCCTAGAGATGGCACCTGACAATCTTGAAGCGGCAGACGTAGCTCTATTCACCCTTCAGTTTGAAGAGCGTGGCGCAGCTGAGCTGGTTGAAACTGGCGATGACTGGGTACAACACGTGGGCTTTGAGGTAGACAAAGAGACCTATGCTGAGGTTCGTGTTGGCTTGGTAAACGAAGAGAGCGACACACTGGATGACGTGTTTGCTCGCCTTCTGGTTTCACGCGACCCAGAGCATAAGTTCTGCCACATCTTGTGGAAGCGCGACTAA
- a CDS encoding DNA polymerase II, translated as MRSGFILTRQARDIGSTTQIDLWLSTDSGPALVQIPNQESVFFVRSDDHAEVESLAKANQIQCRYRALELKTFQHDKVTACYFKTQREARNFETVLNEHGLKVFESDIRLADRYLMERFIQGQIEVEGTEQAKQGYLQISQAQARKAEHYTPNLCMVSLDLECSAKGVLYSVGLDCPRDQRVIMVGEPQISEGVAIQWVADEKSLLQALVQWFYQFDPDIIIGWNVIGFDMRLLLQRAQAHNIKLPLGRGRQECLYRQTAQNQNGFINVPGRVVIDGIDGLKAATYSFDSWSLENVSRELLHEGKAISNPNDRMDEINHMFHHDKLALAKYNFQDCALVTRIFEHTHLLDYLIERSKLTGLALDRIGGSVAAFSNLYLPRLHRGGYIAPNLEPENWLASPGGFVMDSRPGLYDSVLVLDFKSLYPAIIRSFLIDPMGLVEGLKAEIGKGDDQAVPGFRKAQFHRQKHYLPQLIENLWKARDKAKQQKEVAFSTAIKIIMNSFYGVLGSGGCRFFDTRLASSITLRGHEIMKTTRKLIEERGYEVIYGDTDSTFVSLKNSCSKEEADKIGNTLTQEINTWWTEHLREEYNLTSYLELEYETHFNRFFMPTIRGSETGSKKRYAGLITQGDSSRIVFKGLESARSDWTSLAQEFQQHLYELIFDNQDPTDYVLEIVEKIESGQLDNKLVYRKRLRRRLHEYQKNVPPQVRAARLADEINEKLGRPLQYQNRGRISYVMTLQGPEPLDYVKAPMDYQHYIDKQIKPVADAILPFVGLKFDEINAPQLGLF; from the coding sequence TTGCGCAGCGGTTTCATCCTCACTCGTCAAGCTAGAGATATTGGCTCCACCACACAAATCGACCTGTGGCTTTCTACTGATTCTGGTCCTGCTTTGGTTCAAATACCAAACCAAGAATCGGTTTTTTTTGTACGCTCAGATGATCATGCTGAAGTAGAGTCGCTAGCCAAGGCAAATCAAATTCAATGTCGCTATCGTGCGCTCGAGCTTAAAACCTTTCAGCATGACAAGGTCACCGCCTGCTATTTCAAAACCCAAAGAGAGGCTCGTAACTTCGAGACGGTGCTGAATGAGCATGGATTAAAGGTCTTTGAGTCGGACATTCGCCTCGCTGATCGCTATCTAATGGAGCGCTTCATCCAAGGCCAAATTGAGGTTGAAGGTACAGAGCAAGCCAAGCAGGGTTACTTGCAAATAAGCCAAGCCCAAGCCCGTAAAGCCGAGCACTACACCCCGAACCTTTGTATGGTTTCTCTCGACCTAGAGTGCTCAGCCAAGGGAGTACTCTACTCCGTTGGCCTTGATTGTCCTCGCGACCAGAGGGTAATCATGGTAGGAGAACCGCAAATAAGTGAAGGTGTTGCCATACAGTGGGTCGCGGACGAAAAGTCTCTGCTACAGGCACTAGTACAATGGTTTTATCAGTTTGACCCTGACATCATTATTGGCTGGAACGTCATTGGCTTTGATATGAGACTGCTACTGCAGCGAGCGCAGGCGCACAATATTAAATTGCCCCTAGGTCGTGGTCGCCAAGAGTGTCTCTACCGGCAAACGGCGCAAAACCAAAACGGTTTCATCAATGTTCCGGGGCGTGTGGTGATAGATGGTATCGACGGTTTGAAAGCCGCCACTTACTCCTTTGATTCCTGGTCTTTGGAGAATGTCTCGCGCGAACTTTTGCATGAAGGTAAGGCCATCAGCAATCCCAACGATCGAATGGACGAGATCAACCATATGTTCCATCACGATAAGTTGGCGCTGGCAAAATATAACTTCCAAGACTGCGCTCTGGTGACGCGTATCTTTGAGCACACCCATTTATTGGATTACCTCATTGAGCGAAGCAAGCTCACTGGCCTTGCATTGGATAGGATTGGCGGTAGCGTTGCAGCCTTCTCTAACCTTTATCTGCCACGTCTGCATAGAGGTGGATATATAGCGCCTAATCTAGAGCCGGAGAACTGGCTAGCCAGCCCTGGCGGCTTTGTAATGGATTCCAGACCGGGGTTATATGACTCAGTATTAGTGCTGGATTTCAAAAGCCTTTACCCCGCCATCATCCGAAGTTTCTTGATTGACCCTATGGGGCTAGTAGAAGGTTTAAAAGCTGAAATTGGTAAGGGTGATGACCAAGCCGTACCTGGTTTTAGGAAGGCACAGTTTCATCGTCAGAAACACTATCTGCCTCAGCTTATCGAAAACCTATGGAAGGCTCGTGACAAGGCTAAGCAGCAAAAAGAGGTCGCCTTCTCTACTGCGATTAAGATCATTATGAACTCCTTCTATGGGGTGCTTGGCTCTGGCGGTTGCCGATTCTTCGATACGCGTCTTGCTTCATCGATTACCCTTCGCGGGCACGAAATCATGAAGACCACTCGTAAGCTGATTGAAGAACGCGGTTATGAGGTTATCTATGGTGATACCGACTCCACCTTTGTCTCTTTGAAGAACAGTTGCAGTAAAGAAGAGGCAGACAAAATAGGTAACACCCTCACCCAAGAGATCAACACTTGGTGGACCGAACATCTCAGAGAGGAATATAACCTCACCTCCTATCTGGAGCTGGAGTACGAGACTCACTTTAACCGATTCTTTATGCCGACTATTCGTGGCTCAGAAACCGGTTCGAAAAAACGCTACGCCGGGCTTATCACACAAGGGGACAGCTCGCGCATTGTCTTTAAAGGGCTAGAAAGCGCGCGCAGTGACTGGACATCTCTTGCGCAAGAGTTTCAGCAACACCTGTACGAGCTCATCTTCGATAATCAAGACCCTACCGACTATGTGTTAGAAATCGTAGAAAAGATTGAATCTGGGCAACTGGATAACAAACTGGTGTATCGCAAACGCCTTCGACGCCGCTTGCATGAATATCAAAAAAATGTGCCACCTCAGGTACGCGCTGCTCGCCTTGCCGATGAGATAAACGAGAAGCTAGGTCGACCGCTACAGTATCAAAACCGTGGGCGCATCTCCTACGTAATGACTCTGCAAGGGCCTGAACCACTGGATTATGTCAAAGCGCCGATGGATTATCAGCACTATATTGATAAACAGATAAAGCCAGTGGCTGATGCCATATTGCCCTTTGTTGGGCTCAAGTTTGATGAAATCAATGCCCCTCAGCTTGGACTGTTTTAA
- the uvrY gene encoding UvrY/SirA/GacA family response regulator transcription factor has protein sequence MINVFLVDDHELVRTGIRRIIEDVRGMNVAGEAESGEESVKWCRSNHADVILMDMNMPGIGGLEATKKILRFNPDVKIIVLTVHTENPFPTKVMQAGAAGYLTKGAGPDEMVNAIRMVNSGQRYISPEIAQQMALSQVSHSSDNPFKDLSERELQIMLMITKGQKVTDISEQLSLSPKTVNSYRYRLFNKLDISGDVELTHLAIRHGMLDTETL, from the coding sequence TTGATTAATGTTTTTCTTGTAGATGATCACGAGCTAGTTCGCACAGGGATACGACGTATTATTGAAGACGTCCGTGGCATGAACGTAGCAGGAGAGGCTGAAAGCGGTGAAGAATCGGTAAAATGGTGTCGTAGCAATCATGCTGATGTCATTTTAATGGACATGAATATGCCCGGTATTGGTGGCTTGGAAGCCACTAAGAAAATTCTCCGTTTTAATCCTGACGTTAAAATCATCGTACTAACCGTACATACAGAAAACCCGTTTCCTACCAAAGTGATGCAGGCAGGCGCGGCAGGATATCTTACTAAGGGCGCTGGTCCAGATGAGATGGTGAATGCCATCCGTATGGTGAACAGTGGTCAAAGATATATTTCACCAGAGATTGCACAGCAGATGGCCCTTAGCCAGGTGTCGCACTCTTCTGATAACCCATTTAAAGACCTTTCGGAGCGCGAACTTCAGATCATGCTGATGATCACTAAAGGTCAAAAGGTAACAGACATTTCCGAGCAGCTGAGCTTGAGCCCGAAAACGGTAAACAGTTATCGCTACCGTTTGTTTAATAAGCTCGATATCAGCGGTGACGTGGAATTGACGCACTTAGCGATTCGTCACGGGATGCTCGATACAGAGACGCTTTAG
- the uvrC gene encoding excinuclease ABC subunit UvrC gives MSFDSTAFLKTVTNQPGVYRMYNAEQVVIYVGKAKDLKKRLSSYFRKTLDNEKTKALVSHIQHIDVTVTHTETEALILEHNYIKQYLPKYNVLLRDDKSYPYIFISGHKHPRLSLHRGSKKRKGEYFGPYPDSGAVRQTLHLLQKVLPMRQCEDTIYANRTRPCLMYQIGRCVAPCVSSVISDEEYAELVEWVRLFLQGKDKQVVTQLIEKMDEASKTLKFEEAAKYRDQIQAIRRIQEQQYVSEDSFDDIDVLGYAQETGVACVHILMIRQGKVLGSRSFFPKIPNNSQQDEIFYSFISQYYLNQSEGRGLPARLIFASGLLSEQEAFQQVLTDMAGRKVTFHVSPSGTRGRYLKLANTNALNAITTKINHKMTISQRFKELQEVLGMESIRRMECFDISHTMGENTIASCVVFNHEGPLKQEYRRYNITGITGGDDYAAMGQVLERRYSKQLDVDKIPDIVFIDGGKGQLNRAVEIISQYWDEWPKKPRLIGIAKGVTRKPGLETMITPDGEEFNLASDAPALHLMQHIRDESHNHAISGHRAKRGKARRTSALEGIEGIGPKRRQALLKYMGGLQELKRASAEEIAKVPGISHSLAEKIFQALQH, from the coding sequence GTGAGTTTCGACTCTACTGCCTTTCTAAAAACAGTAACTAACCAGCCCGGCGTATACAGAATGTATAACGCCGAGCAGGTTGTTATTTATGTCGGTAAAGCAAAAGACCTCAAAAAGCGCTTAAGCAGTTATTTTCGTAAGACATTAGACAACGAAAAGACCAAAGCGCTGGTCAGTCATATCCAGCATATCGACGTCACGGTTACCCATACCGAAACCGAAGCCCTTATCCTCGAACACAACTATATTAAGCAGTATCTGCCTAAATATAACGTTCTGCTTCGTGACGATAAGTCCTACCCCTATATTTTTATCAGCGGTCATAAGCACCCAAGACTCTCTTTGCATCGCGGCTCTAAGAAGCGTAAAGGCGAGTATTTTGGTCCTTATCCAGACTCTGGTGCGGTGAGGCAAACCTTACACCTTTTGCAAAAGGTGCTACCCATGCGCCAATGCGAGGATACCATCTATGCCAACCGTACTCGCCCATGCCTGATGTATCAGATTGGTCGTTGCGTAGCCCCTTGTGTTAGTTCGGTTATCTCTGATGAGGAGTATGCTGAGCTGGTGGAGTGGGTGCGTCTTTTCCTGCAAGGTAAAGATAAACAGGTTGTGACTCAACTAATTGAGAAGATGGATGAGGCGAGTAAGACGCTTAAGTTTGAGGAAGCGGCTAAGTATCGAGATCAGATCCAAGCTATTCGTCGCATCCAAGAGCAGCAGTACGTGTCAGAAGACAGCTTCGATGACATAGACGTGCTCGGATATGCTCAAGAGACAGGTGTGGCTTGTGTACATATCTTGATGATACGTCAGGGTAAAGTTCTGGGTAGTCGTAGCTTTTTTCCTAAGATCCCAAACAACAGTCAGCAAGATGAGATTTTTTACAGTTTTATTAGCCAGTATTATCTCAATCAGTCTGAGGGAAGGGGATTGCCTGCCCGTCTCATCTTCGCTTCAGGCTTGCTTAGCGAACAAGAAGCCTTCCAGCAAGTACTGACCGATATGGCAGGGCGCAAGGTCACCTTCCATGTCAGCCCTAGTGGCACTCGCGGGCGCTATCTTAAGCTCGCTAACACCAATGCCTTGAATGCGATCACCACCAAGATAAACCATAAGATGACCATCTCGCAGCGCTTTAAAGAGCTTCAAGAGGTGCTAGGTATGGAATCTATTAGGCGAATGGAGTGTTTCGACATCAGTCACACCATGGGAGAGAACACTATTGCCTCGTGTGTGGTGTTCAATCATGAGGGGCCTTTAAAGCAAGAATACCGTCGCTATAACATTACCGGTATTACTGGTGGTGATGATTACGCGGCTATGGGGCAGGTACTTGAACGTCGTTATTCAAAGCAACTGGATGTGGATAAGATCCCTGACATCGTGTTCATCGATGGTGGTAAAGGCCAGCTCAATCGCGCGGTGGAAATCATCAGTCAGTATTGGGATGAGTGGCCTAAGAAGCCGCGTCTTATCGGTATCGCTAAGGGTGTAACACGTAAGCCTGGCCTTGAGACCATGATTACCCCAGATGGTGAGGAGTTTAACCTCGCCAGTGATGCGCCTGCGCTGCATTTGATGCAACACATTCGAGACGAGAGTCATAACCACGCGATCTCAGGTCATAGAGCCAAGCGCGGTAAAGCGCGCCGCACCAGTGCTTTAGAGGGAATCGAGGGGATCGGACCAAAACGTCGCCAAGCACTACTTAAATATATGGGCGGACTGCAGGAGTTGAAGCGCGCGAGTGCCGAAGAAATCGCCAAAGTGCCCGGTATTAGTCATTCTTTAGCAGAAAAGATATTTCAGGCGTTGCAACACTAG
- the pgsA gene encoding CDP-diacylglycerol--glycerol-3-phosphate 3-phosphatidyltransferase produces the protein MRLTIPNILTLLRLILIPIFVIVFYLPYSWAPFVAAMVFWVAGFTDWLDGYIARKLGQMSRFGAFLDPVADKVMVATALLLISEHYATLWITIPAIIMISREIIISALREWMAEIGKRSSVAVSWTGKVKTFSQMFALWVLIWRYDDWMVWIGYASLYVATILTIYSMVQYLMAAKDDLLESD, from the coding sequence ATGCGTTTAACAATACCAAACATTCTAACCCTGCTTCGCCTTATCCTGATCCCAATCTTCGTGATTGTTTTCTATCTTCCTTATTCGTGGGCGCCATTTGTGGCTGCTATGGTTTTCTGGGTCGCAGGCTTTACCGATTGGTTGGATGGCTATATCGCAAGAAAGCTTGGCCAGATGTCTCGCTTCGGTGCTTTTCTTGACCCGGTTGCTGATAAAGTGATGGTGGCAACGGCGCTGCTGCTTATCTCTGAGCACTACGCCACACTTTGGATTACCATCCCAGCCATTATTATGATTTCTCGTGAGATCATCATTTCAGCCCTAAGAGAGTGGATGGCGGAAATCGGTAAACGCTCTAGCGTTGCAGTGTCATGGACAGGTAAGGTTAAGACCTTTTCACAGATGTTCGCGCTTTGGGTGTTGATCTGGCGCTACGACGATTGGATGGTGTGGATTGGTTACGCTTCTTTGTATGTAGCAACCATACTGACTATCTACTCCATGGTGCAGTATTTAATGGCGGCCAAAGACGATTTACTCGAATCAGATTAA
- a CDS encoding mechanosensitive ion channel family protein — translation MEKVQQVVDFLLTYKSVLTALVLLVIWLLRRLLLSMIRGEDAFISEKQRNWMSRTKNGTFVFTLIILFILWQSEINQFALSVTAIAVAIVVASKEIILCFTGSIQRASSRSFRIGDWIEVGKLSGEVIEHNMMATVIQEIDLHHGQYHYTGKTATLPNSMFFTYPVKNLNFMKRYVYHNFTIVVKDFVNLYPLFPELTEKIEEHCAYFSEVATRYNAMIEKHAGLDLPGAEPHIHISNNVNAEQMVHFMIFCPTDKANHLEGLIRQDFMEMYEQRFPMKES, via the coding sequence ATGGAGAAAGTGCAGCAAGTTGTTGATTTTCTTCTTACCTACAAGAGCGTATTAACCGCACTTGTTTTGCTTGTGATCTGGTTGTTACGTCGTCTATTGCTTTCGATGATCAGGGGTGAAGATGCCTTCATCTCTGAGAAACAGCGAAATTGGATGTCGAGAACCAAGAATGGCACCTTCGTTTTCACCCTGATTATTCTATTTATCTTGTGGCAGTCGGAGATTAATCAGTTTGCGCTAAGCGTGACCGCAATTGCGGTTGCGATAGTGGTGGCATCTAAAGAGATTATTCTTTGTTTTACCGGTTCTATCCAAAGAGCGAGTTCGCGTTCGTTCAGAATCGGTGATTGGATTGAGGTTGGGAAATTAAGTGGAGAGGTGATTGAGCACAATATGATGGCGACCGTCATTCAAGAGATCGATCTGCATCATGGGCAATACCATTACACAGGTAAAACTGCGACCTTGCCTAACAGTATGTTCTTTACCTATCCGGTTAAGAATCTGAATTTCATGAAGCGTTACGTGTACCACAACTTCACCATAGTGGTTAAGGACTTCGTTAATCTCTATCCGTTATTCCCTGAGCTGACAGAGAAGATAGAAGAGCACTGCGCGTATTTTAGTGAGGTAGCGACTCGCTACAATGCGATGATTGAAAAGCATGCCGGCTTGGATCTGCCTGGCGCTGAGCCACATATCCATATCTCCAACAATGTCAACGCCGAGCAGATGGTGCACTTTATGATCTTCTGTCCGACGGACAAAGCCAATCACCTTGAAGGGCTAATACGTCAAGATTTTATGGAGATGTATGAACAAAGATTCCCCATGAAAGAGTCTTAG